From the Criblamydia sequanensis CRIB-18 genome, the window TCCAAAGGGGGTTAGATCTCCTATGGAACTTTCAACCTATTTTAGGATCAACGACAAAGAGTCCGGCCAATTTGAAAGAACCTTAATTATTGCCGAGGAAGGCTCTTATGTAAGCTATCTTGAAGGTTGCACAGCGCCGGCTTATGATAATAACCAGCTTCATGCCGCGGTTGTTGAATTGATTGCTCTAGACCGGGCTGAAATCCGTTACGCGACTGTTCAGAACTGGTATTCCGGAAATCCGAAGACAGGCGAGGGCGGTGTTTACAATTTTGTCACAAAAAGAGGTAAATGCGCCGGTAAAAGGTCTAAGATTTCGTGGACGCAAGTGGAAGTTGGCGCTGCCATTACCTGGAAATACCCAAGCTGCATCCTTCAAGGGGATGATTCTGTCGGAGAATTTTATTCGATCGCCCTGACAAACGGCAAAATGCAAGCCGATACAGGAACCAAGATGATCCATCTAGGTAAAAATACTACCTCCACTATTATTTCAAAAGGAATTGCGGCCGACCATTCTTCAAACAGCTACAGGGGGCTTGTAAAAGTGGCTCCTAAAGCTACGGGAGCAAGAAACTATACCCAGTGCGATTCCATGCTTGTCGGCAACTTATGTTCTGCCAACACCTTTCCTTACATTGAAGTTGGCAACGACAAGTCTGAAGTTGAACATGAAGCCTCGACATCAAAAATGAATGAAGATCAAATTTTTTATCTGGAATCGAGGGGTATCGATACGGAAAGCGCGATTAATCTGATTGTCAACGGCTTTTGCAAGGAAGTAATAAGCGAGCTTCCAATGGAATTTGCCCTTGAAGCGCAAAAACTTTTAGCTATAAAACTCGAAAACTCTGTAGGTTAATCCATGGCGACCCCCATTATTGAAATAAAAAACCTAGCCGCTGAAATAGACGGCAATTCCATTTTACAAGACGTTAATCTGACGATCCATCCCGGTGAAATTCATGCCATTATGGGTCCGAATGGAGCCGGAAAGTCTACTTTAGCAAAAGTCTTAGCCGGACACCCCTCTTACGAGGTGACAAAAGGCGAAGTCCATTTTAGAGGCAAAAATCTTCTTGAGCTATCACCCTCGGAGCGCTCCCATCTTGGCCTTTTTATGAGCTTTCAATACCCTCTTGAAATTGCAGGCGTCACTAATTTTAGATTTCTTGAAACGGCCTACAATGCCCATCTTAAGGCTAAAGGGCTTAAAGAAGTGACAAAACCCGAATTTGAAAAGTTTTTGGAAGAGCGTATGGAAATGATGGAAATTAGACCGGAATTTCTAAAAAGAAGTTTAAATGAAGGTTTCTCAGGGGGGGAGAAAAAACGAAATGAAATCCTCCAAATGTCTATTCTAGAGCCTTATCTTGCGATTTTAGATGAAACAGACTCGGGGCTTGATATTGATGCCATGAGGATTGTGGCATGCGGCGTTAAAAAACTCATGAGCCCTGAGAGATCGCTTGTTTTAATCACCCACTATC encodes:
- the sufB gene encoding Fe-S cluster assembly protein SufB; this translates as MSSEGSMKQANEEYKYGFTTEVETERLEKGLNEGIIREISRIKGEPSFLLDFRLKAYRRWLEMEEPSWANVSHPPIDYQDICYYSAPKKKGQINSLDEADPEVLKTFERLGIPLDEQKRLANVAVDMIFDSVSIGTTFKKKLEDAGVVLCSISEAVKIYPELVEKYLGTVVPIGDNFFAALNSAVFSDGSFVYIPKGVRSPMELSTYFRINDKESGQFERTLIIAEEGSYVSYLEGCTAPAYDNNQLHAAVVELIALDRAEIRYATVQNWYSGNPKTGEGGVYNFVTKRGKCAGKRSKISWTQVEVGAAITWKYPSCILQGDDSVGEFYSIALTNGKMQADTGTKMIHLGKNTTSTIISKGIAADHSSNSYRGLVKVAPKATGARNYTQCDSMLVGNLCSANTFPYIEVGNDKSEVEHEASTSKMNEDQIFYLESRGIDTESAINLIVNGFCKEVISELPMEFALEAQKLLAIKLENSVG
- the sufC gene encoding Fe-S cluster assembly ATPase SufC; the encoded protein is MATPIIEIKNLAAEIDGNSILQDVNLTIHPGEIHAIMGPNGAGKSTLAKVLAGHPSYEVTKGEVHFRGKNLLELSPSERSHLGLFMSFQYPLEIAGVTNFRFLETAYNAHLKAKGLKEVTKPEFEKFLEERMEMMEIRPEFLKRSLNEGFSGGEKKRNEILQMSILEPYLAILDETDSGLDIDAMRIVACGVKKLMSPERSLVLITHYQRLLNYIQPQFVHVMLDGKIVESGGPELALTLEERGYDWLEKGEEVAE